CCGGTGCCGCCGCCTTGGCGGGCTGCGGCGGACCGGCGTCGAACTCGCCCGAGCCGTTGCGGATGAGAGCGAGCCCCGAGAGCAGGACCAGCGCTATCACGCCCCACGGCGCACGCTTCCGCCGCGGCTGCGGCTCCTCCTCTTCCCGGAATCCGGACAGCTCGCTCGCAGTCATACGCCATCCCCTCTCGGCGCGGCCGGCACCGTTCTCACTCGCCCGTGCCTGCACGCTAAGTCCGGCGCCGGGAACCGGCGACGGGACGGAGGCGAACGGGTGGCGCACCGCCTTTTCGTGCGCCATCCGAGTCGGGCCGTACGGGGGCTTTATGACAACCCGTGACCTGCGGCGACCTTCAACGGGGTGAATTCACCGGCGGATCGGCTCACCGGGTCGGACGAGCGCCGAAATGCGGTCGGGTACGGGCCGTCCGAGGGTTCTCGCGGGAGGCGCTTTCTCGCCGATCGACCGGGTACGGGCCCCCGGGGCGCCTTCCGCGGAGGAACACATGTCCATCACTCGTACCCCCCTGGCGGCCCTGGTGGCCGCCGTCGCCGCCGTAGGGCTGGCCGCCCCGGTGGCCGCCGCCAAGGGCGGCGACGCCCCCGGCGGCTGGGACGTCGGGCCGGGCAACGGCCAGATCGGCGGCTTCGGGAACGGCCAGGTCGGCGGTCCGGGCAACGGTCAGGTCGGAGGACCCGGCAACGGTCAGATCGGCGGCCCCGGCGGCGGCCAGGTCGGTGGCGGCGTCGGCATCGGTGGCACAGGCGGTGTCGGCGGTGTCGGCGGCGTGGGCGGAGTCGGCGGGGCGGGCGGCTTCGGCGGTGGCCACGACGGCGGTCCGGGCGACGGCCAGGTGGGCGGGTTCGGCGGCGGCCGGGGCCCGGACGGAGGCTTCGGGCGCGGCCCGGACGGCGGCTTCGGGCGGGGGCACGAACACCGGCCGAGACACGGCCAGGTCGGCGGGTTCGGCGAGGGGCACGGCGGCGGCCACGGGGGCGGCCAGGTCGGCGGGCCGGGCGGCTGGACCGGAGGCGGTCCCGGCGGGGGCCCCGGTGGCGGCGGTCCCGGCGGTGGTCCGGGCGGTGGCTCCGGCGGGATCCGCGACATCACCGCCCTGCCCGGCGTGATCGCCCGCGGCGGGCAGCTGGCGATCACGGTGGAAGGCTGCCGGGGCGGCGGGACCGCCGCCTCACGCGCCTTCTCGACCACCGGACTGCGACCCGTCGACGGCGCGGGCGAGAGGGCGCGGGGCGTGGCCACCGTCCGCGAGGACGCCCGCCCCGGCACGTACGACATCACCGTCCGGTGCGACGGCCGCACCCTGACCCGCCCGGGGGCGTTCACCGTCGTCGGCGGTGTGCGCGGCGGCCTCGGCGGCGCCACGACCACCGGCGCGACCAAGGCGGACATCGCCATCGGCGGCGGTCTGGTGGCGGCGGGCGTCGTCGGCGGCGGGGTGTTCCTGATGCGCCGCCGGCCCGGCAAGCGCGTCTGACGGCGCCGTACGCCCACGGCCTCCGGTCCGGTCTCCGTCCCGCGCGGCGGAGGCCGGACCGCCGCGCGTCGCGGCGGCGGCCCGCGCGCATCCGTCCGCGGCGGGACCGGCCCCGGCGGGCGCCTTCCTGACACACCTTCGCCCCGGACCCGCACAGGTCCGGGGCGAAGATGTGTGCGGGGGCGGCGGTGTCAGGCGACGCCCTCCTCGCCGGTGCGGCGCCGCGACAGGTAGTACGCCGTGCCCACCGAACCGGCGATGAGCGCCGTGCCCATGCCGACCTCCTTCAGGTCGAACCCGGCGACGGTGCCGCCGCCGCCCGCGCGGACGCCGTGCTGGAAGTGCTCGGGCTTGCCTCCGCCCCGGCCGCCGCGGCCCTCGTCCTCTTCGTCGCCCCCGTAGGAGCCGCTGTCGCCGCCTCCGCCGCCGTAGGAGCGGTCGCCGCCTCCGCCGCCGCCGTACGACGAGTGGCCGCCGCCGTCGTAGGAGCCGCCGTCACCGCCGCTCGCGACGGCCGCGGGTGCGGAGAGGGTGAGGGCGCCCAGACCCAGCAGTGCCGCCGAAACGACGCGTATCACGCGCATGGTGATTCCTCCGGTCCCCGAGGAGCAGCTGCGGACCTTTTCCGCGTGCGCCTGAAATGCACCTCGATGATCGAAACGCTAGGAACATGTGCACTCCGGCGCTATCGCACCCGGGCGAACGGGGCAACCGTGTGGGCCGCACAGGGGACGGCGCACCCGCGGCCGGGTACCGGCCGGTGAGTGCCCGTCACTCCCGCGCGCCCCTCCGTACCCGCCCGCCTCAGCGGGTGATGCCCGGGAACATGTCCAGGAAGGGCGCCGTCGACGACGCGACGCCCCGGCTGTAGGGCGCGTCGAAGTCCCAGATCAGGAAGAGGAGGAAGGCGATCAGCGCGGAGAACACCCCCGCGAGGACCAGTTCGCGCGGGGTGCGCCGGATCTGGAGCGCGAAGACCATGCCGATGGTGATCACCGCCCCGGCGATCAGCCCGAACCACACCACGCCGGGCATCGTCGTCCCGGTGGAGTCCGAGCGGGCGGCGCGGGCCTGGTCGGCGGCGGTCACCTGGTCCACGAGCGGCTGGTACGCCTGCGCCTCGAAGTCGGACTTCGGCTGGTAGTCGGTGACGTCGGCGCGGATCTTCTCCAGCAACTGGTCGCCCTGCTTCGTCACATGGCCGTGGTCGACCATCGTCTTCCACTCGGTGTGCACGACGTGTCCGACATAGGCGTTGACATCGGAACGGATCCGGTCGCGCACATCCGGCGGATAGACCCGGACGCGTTCGGAGATCTCGTGCAGCGCCTGGGCCTCGGCCTGGACGTGGTCCTGGGCGGAGACCCGGGCCTCCCAGACCCCGGCGATGGCCAGGCCCAGCACGATGGCGTACACCACACCGATCCACATCGTCATGTACTCGATGACGTCCGGGGTGTCGCTGGGGTCCTCGTCCTCGGCCGCCGTGCGGTCCCGTACGAGGGTGATGATCACGACCACGGCACAGGCGGCCAGCATCGCGAGGACGAGAACAAGCCATTCCGACAACGGGTTCCTCCAGGGGTCAGCGCGGGCGGAGCGCGGCGACGGCGACCAGCGCGGGCACCGCGATCAACAGGACGTAGGTGATCGGCGACGGAGCGCGCCGGGGCGTGTGCCGGTGCGGCTGGGCCCGGTAGTGCGGATAGGCGACCGGCCGCGCCGAGGGGCCGGGGCGGGGCGTGGGACTCGGTGACGGGGTGGGAGTGGGCGAGGGAGGCGGGGGCGGGGCCGGCCTCGGCGGTGCCGGGCGGGGCGCGGGGACCACGGGGGCCGGTCGCGGGGGTGGTGGCGTGGGCCGGGGCTTCGGCGGTGGGGTCGGGGGTTTCGGCGTGGGCGACGGGGTGGGACTGGGGGGCGGAGTCGGAGTCGGAGTCGGAGTCGGCGTGGGCGTGGGCGTGGGCGTGGGCGTGGGCGTAGGTGTGGGCGTGGGCCTCGGGCACGGAGGGAACGGCGGCCAGGTGCCGCCGCCGGCCACCGCCACCGCCACGGTTCCGCCCGGCCCCGTGGAGGCGTAGGCGCAGGCGTCGGCGGCCGCCGGCGCGGCCGGGACACCCACGCAGGTCCACGCCACGGCCGTCGGCGCCAACACCCGCATCACCAGGGCGAATCGGGTCGGTTTCGGTCGATGCACGACCGAGATCATGGGCCGCTCCGGACCCGCGCACTCCGACGCGCCGGGCGATTGGTCCGAAGGAGCGAAACGGGGCGGAGGAGGGTTTGGCCGGACGACCGCCTTCGCCGAGCCGATACGGACGCGCGTGCGATGTGGTGGAGAGCGGCGGCAGACGGACTCGAACCCGGCCCGAAGCCGACGCGAGCCGACGCGAGCCGGTGGGGAACGGGCGCGGGGGTCTGGCCCGGGGCCGGGCCGTGGGCTCCGCACACAGAAGTGACGGTGTGTGTATGCGCACACCGCGCACACCGCGCACACCGCACATGCCCGGTCCGCCGGAGCGCTCACCTTCCGCACCGCGCCAAGGGGGGGGGCGGTCGCGGTGTGCCGGAGCGCACGCCCGAGCGCTTCCGCCGGGCCCGCACATCGGCGCAATCCACCGTGATGCGGGCGCCCGCCGGACCCGTACGCCGCAGGTGGTGACCGGGAACGGATGGTCAATTTCCGTTTCCTCTCGCCCCTTTGGCGGGCGATCAGTAGCCTCAGCTCGAACACCGGATCGCCTACGTTGTGGAGAGAAGATGGAGCGTCCCGCCTGGGCCCCACGGAGCATCGACATCTCGGTGCCGAGCGTCGCCCGGATCTACGACTACTACCTGGGCGGTTCGCACAACTTCGAGATCGACCGCGAAGCGGCCCGCAGGGCCATGGAGTTCATGCCGGGGCTGCCCAAGGTCATGCAGGCCAACCGGGCGTTCATGCGCCGCGCCGTGCGGTTCGCGCTGGACGAGGGCGTCACGCAGTTCCTCGACATCGGGTCCGGCATCCCCACCTTCGGCAACGTCCACGAGGTCGCCCAGGGCGCCCGCCCCGGCGCCCGCGTGGTCTACGTCGACCACGACCCGGTCGCGGTCACCCACAGCCAGGCCGTCCTCGCGGACAACGACGACGCGGACGTGGTCGCGGCGGACCTGCGCAAGCCCCACGAGATCCTCGAAAGCCCCCCGTTGCGGCGGCTGATCGACCTGAATCGGCCAGTGGCGCTGCTTCTCGTTGCCATACTTCACTTCGTGGAAGACACGGACGACCCGTACACCGCCGTCGCCGCGCTGCGCGACGCGCTCGCCCCCGGCAGCCTGCTGATCCTCACGCATGCCTCGTACGAGGGAATCCCGCTGCCGCCGGAGCGGAGCGAGGGCGCGGTCGACGTATACAAGGGCATCCGCAATCCGCTGATCATGCGCTCGCGCGAGGAGATCGCGCGGTTCTTCGAGGGGTACGACATGGTGGAACCCGGACTGGTGCCGATGGCGCGCTGGCGGCCGGAGACGGCGCCTGAGGACGAGGATCCTTATGCCTTCTCCGGATACGCCGGCGTGGGGCGTACGGCGTGAACACGCAGCCGGACGGCCCGGAGGACAGACTGCGCCGGCTGACGACGATCTGGAGCCGGGCGGTCTTCCCGGTGACCTCCACGTCGCTGACCCGCCCGGAGTTCGAGGAGCAACTCCTGCCGCTGGCCCGCCGGCTGAGCGGGGCGCTGCGGGCCAGGGCGTTCGACGCCGCGGAGGGCGAGGCGGTCGGTGCCGCGCTGATCGGGGCGCATTGCACGGCGCCCGAGGCACTGAGCCGCTCCCTGGACTGCGTGGACGCCTACCTCGTGCTCTACTGCGGCGAGGACGGCGACCCGGAGGACCTGCGGGCCCGCTCCGGACGCCTCCAGCACGCCATGGCCGCCGGGTTCGCGCGGGCGCTGCGCGAGCGCACCCTCGCCGAGCAGGAGGCCATCGCGCAGGCCGCGTTGCGCGCCCAGGGCGTGGTCGCCCAGGCGCTGCACGCCAGCGAGGCCCGCTTCCGCGCCGTGTTCGAGGGTGCCGCCATAGGCATCGGGATCGCCGACCTCGACGGCAACGTCCTCCAGGTCAACGGCGCGTTGCTGCGCATGTTCGGCGGCTCCGAGCAGAGCCTGCGCGTGCGCAACGTCCAGGAGTGGACGCACGCCGACGACGCCCCGCAGACCTGGCGGCTGTACCAGGAACTGGTGCGCGGCGAGCGCGAGCACTACCACGTGGAGAAGGCCTTCTACCGCCCCGACGGCACGGTTCTGTGGACCAACCTGACCGTCTCCCTGCTGCGCGACCCCGACGGCAACCCGCAGTACCAGCTGGCCCTGATGGAGGACACCACCGAGCGCCGGCTGCTCAACCTGCGGCTGCGCTACGAGGCCACCCACGACGCGCTCACCGGGCTGCCCAACCGCACCCTGTTCTTCGAACGGCTGGAGAAGACGCTCAACGCGGGCGAGGGCAGCCGCTTCGGGCTGTGCTACCTCGACCTGGACGGCTTCAAGACCATCAACGACAGCCTCGGCCACGCGGCCGGCGACCGGCTGCTGGTGGAGGTCGCCGACCGGCTCCAGGCGTGCGCGACCGCGCCCGGCGAGATGGTCGCCCGGCTCGGCGGCGACGAGTTCGTCGCGCTGACCACCGGAGCCGACAGCCGCAGCGAGGTCGACGACCTCGCCACCCGCATCATGAACGCACTGCTCGCCCCCATCCG
The sequence above is drawn from the Streptomyces sp. SAT1 genome and encodes:
- a CDS encoding bestrophin-like domain, whose amino-acid sequence is MSEWLVLVLAMLAACAVVVIITLVRDRTAAEDEDPSDTPDVIEYMTMWIGVVYAIVLGLAIAGVWEARVSAQDHVQAEAQALHEISERVRVYPPDVRDRIRSDVNAYVGHVVHTEWKTMVDHGHVTKQGDQLLEKIRADVTDYQPKSDFEAQAYQPLVDQVTAADQARAARSDSTGTTMPGVVWFGLIAGAVITIGMVFALQIRRTPRELVLAGVFSALIAFLLFLIWDFDAPYSRGVASSTAPFLDMFPGITR
- a CDS encoding SAM-dependent methyltransferase → MERPAWAPRSIDISVPSVARIYDYYLGGSHNFEIDREAARRAMEFMPGLPKVMQANRAFMRRAVRFALDEGVTQFLDIGSGIPTFGNVHEVAQGARPGARVVYVDHDPVAVTHSQAVLADNDDADVVAADLRKPHEILESPPLRRLIDLNRPVALLLVAILHFVEDTDDPYTAVAALRDALAPGSLLILTHASYEGIPLPPERSEGAVDVYKGIRNPLIMRSREEIARFFEGYDMVEPGLVPMARWRPETAPEDEDPYAFSGYAGVGRTA
- a CDS encoding putative bifunctional diguanylate cyclase/phosphodiesterase — its product is MNTQPDGPEDRLRRLTTIWSRAVFPVTSTSLTRPEFEEQLLPLARRLSGALRARAFDAAEGEAVGAALIGAHCTAPEALSRSLDCVDAYLVLYCGEDGDPEDLRARSGRLQHAMAAGFARALRERTLAEQEAIAQAALRAQGVVAQALHASEARFRAVFEGAAIGIGIADLDGNVLQVNGALLRMFGGSEQSLRVRNVQEWTHADDAPQTWRLYQELVRGEREHYHVEKAFYRPDGTVLWTNLTVSLLRDPDGNPQYQLALMEDTTERRLLNLRLRYEATHDALTGLPNRTLFFERLEKTLNAGEGSRFGLCYLDLDGFKTINDSLGHAAGDRLLVEVADRLQACATAPGEMVARLGGDEFVALTTGADSRSEVDDLATRIMNALLAPIRIDGRELTVRGSIGVVEGPVGERSAAEVLRSADITMYRAKSAGGNRFELADPEADARAITRHGLTTALPAALDRGEFFIEYQPLVHLGDGSVRGAEALVRWLHPQHGVLGPDRFIPLAEHTGLIVPLGRWVMEQSVRQAREWRERHGEGTSGPLRINVNLSPCQLGHPGLVQDTVDILERAGVTPDALCLEVTESALIGADDDLLKPLRRLADMGVDIALDDFGTGYSNLANLRRLPVSVLKLDRSFTQGMQQFPADPVDLKIVEGIVALAHSLDLAVTVEGVETGAQAEQLRILGCDTAQGWYYARPGPPDRLHELALADATG